Part of the Klebsiella africana genome is shown below.
GCGATCAGGTGTTGTCCATGAATCTGTTCCACAGGCTGTTTCATTACCAGCGTTACAGGGAGGTTAGGGCATCATTCAACAAAAGCAGGTTAGCGCTGGTGGACATGGTTAATCGTTCCCCATTCCACAAAGCAGCAATGCGGCGTATCTACAGTGATTTGCCAGAGCAAAGCATTGCCCGTAGGGTTCTGGTTGATTTCATTGGATAGCGTACGCTGACCGGGAGGAAGTCGTTGCACAATAACGATATGTTTATATGACAGGCATTCAGATATAACGATTACTTTAATTGTCACCCTGTATGGCTCATTCTCGCCGTAGTGATGCTGTTATGCAGGCTAAGAGGTAAAAAAAAACTGCAGCTGGTGGGCGAAGGTATCCACATCAGTAAATTGTGGTCGTAATGGACCGGGCTCGATCGTAAACGCGTTAATGTATATGACAGGACGTCGCCGTTCATATCGGCCCCTGCCCGGAGACGGCGACTCCCCCTGATATCCCGGTCGGCATTCACCACAAAAGGCACTTTTCATCAACGGACCTCACCGAGGTAATTCATCAATGCGCCACATAATTTCTGGTTGTTTATGAATGCCCGATCATCTGAATCCTGTTGCTAAATACTCACCAAAAGCACTGGTAACAAAAACTCGCACTAAACATAGTTTCAGACCCGGATACAATTCCGATATAAGTCACTTTTTTTGGGGCGCGGGAAAGTCGCTTTGTTGAATGTTTGAAAAGGGGGCTTTGAGGAGGCTTTCGAATATTTATAATGGGAGCACGTTCGAACTGCTGGTGGATATGACATGACATTTCTCAAATCTCTGGACTCGCCGCCGTTCATCGCAACATATCGTTGGGCTGGGTCATTCGATGGACGGTATATGCCACAGGCATATTCTCTTTTGCTGGAACTGAATCAACACACTTATCTGCCGGTGGTTAATGCCGAGTTTGATATCTGTGTCATCAGCTGCGGCAAAGAGTGGTGGCGCTTCAGGCTGGTGGATGTGAAATCTGATGAACGTCAGGAAGGAATGGTAGCCCGGACGGCATACCGGTTAAACCAGTCAATGGGGATCGCTGAGCAGATGGTTAACATGATCCGCGCCTGGCAGTCCGTTCCGTACCTTAATCCTCCTGCATCTGACTACTTTAGCTAAACAGGGCCAGCTGGTGGCCCTGTGCATATAGAACGGTGGAAAATGGATGTGAGCTATTCACGGTACTGCTTGTGGATGACCTCTGAGCGCTTACGCGAAAATAACTTTTTCAGCGCACGGAAGAACAGGGTGGTTGTCAGTAGCGTAAAATAGGTCACCCTGTGCGGTACAGATATTGGTTGTCGATGTTTCAGTTTCAGTGAATACACGTGTCCCAGGTCGGTCAGCAGCGTCTGCGGCAGCATTGCTTTACGCAGGTCATTTTCGATCCAGCCAGTCTCCTCAACACTAAACACGGGCTCAGCATCGTACGCAGTGAACTTGTTCCCGAGGTCATCACAATTACGGCACAACCACTCCGGTGCTGGATCTGCCATAAACTTACTGGAGCCCGTCAGTAACACAACATTAACAATACCCTCATCACCCCGCTTTATGGCCCGACACACTCCGGATATGTGGGTTTTGTTCTGAACAAACGGGTTTAACATCTTATGTTTCGCTTTACCGAAACCGTATACAACCGTCCACGTTTTATCATCGAGAGCACCATAAATGTCACCGGTATAGTTTTTCTCTTCGATAATGAAAATACCCTTCGTGCTGATAAAGATATGGTCTATCTGCGTTGTCTGGGAGGAGTTGAGCGGTAGGGTAATGTCAGATATAAGCGTCCCTTCAAGGTCTGCTAAAACCCCCTTTAATGCATTTCGTGTGCGCTGCTCGCTGAACATGTTACTGATAAGCGGCCAGATGCACAGGATGATGCATGACAGGATCAGCATGACGAACACAAGAAAAATGGTCGACAACATGGTCAGGTCCATCGCTACCTCACTGTGCTGGTGGTGTGAAGCGCACTGGATAAAGCCTCTTTAAGGTTCACGTCCAGTGACAATCCTAACATGCTGCTTAACGATGCTTTTGGCGCGTTGTAGTCGCGAAAACGCGTGGTGCCGTAGACAATACTCAGGCGTTCACGCACCTCTGTGCTGGTGGCTGTATCATCGATAAGGCCAAACTGCTTCGCACGGTCCCCCAGCCAGAAACGCCCCGTGTAGAGCTGTTCTTTGTCCGCCTGTTCACGCGAAAGTAACTTTCCTTTACGACCGGCTTCGACATCATTGATAAACTGGTCATGCATTTTGTTGAGTAACTCACTATGCAGAAAGGCCTTGGTTTCGTCATCAATCGGACGCCAGGGGTCAAGTGAGGCCTTCCAGGCTCCGGCCGTCAACGGTTCGTTAGCCACACCAAGACGGTCCATGATCCTGGACACATCCCAGTGGTCCATACGTACGCCAATACTGCCAATGATGGCGTTGGGATCCGCATAGATCGCATCAGCCGGTGAGGCTGCGTAATAACAGGCGGAGGCGCACATATTTTTAATACTGACGATGATGGGGCGGACGTCCCGGGCGGCGGCTGGCAGTTTGCCATGCCCAGTACCCACGGCTTTCAGCAACGCCTGTTTAACCGCTTCAGAGGGCGCTGGTGGCATGTCCTTTTTATTCGGGGATGTTGTGGGGTCGGAGTTTTCAATTGTGAGCCCCGGTACTCCATGGAGGGAGTCGCGAAGCTCGTTTATCTCACGATAAATATTAATAGCGTCAGACGGACCACCGCCGCCAGATTCGGCCTCAATCAGGATCGCTTTTGCGTGCGGGTTATCCCATGCTTCACGTAAAGCGCGGGCAATAATGACACCGTCGCCTGTAGGCGAGCCAGTACCCATTTCACCATGGATACGGATAACCGCGATATGGTCTGCCCCTTTACCGTTTTTCTGTTTATCCTGATACATGGACCAGCCGCTAAAACCTGCAAACCCAATACCAATAATCGTCAGGGTTATTTTTGATAACACATGCGATTTATACAAACGGTAAAACTTCTTACTTTCACGCGATACCACGTCCTGAACCGAGCCTGTTTCAGGTTGCGATGGTCTTTTTTTAAACATATTCTTCCTCACATGAGTTTTTGGTAGTGCGCGAGAAGCCGGTTAATGGCAATAGCGAGCAACGCCAGGGCAAGTGGCGGAAAATACTGTGTCAGTCCATAAAATAAATTCAGGTTAGGGATGACCAGATAAGCAATTATCAAAACACCGATTATCGACAGCGAACGGAACCAGAGGCGATAAAGCTGAATTGTAACATCGCCAAAAACAAATCTCTTCATTTTCCACTGGTAATAACCATCCAGTGCCAGAGCTATCATCAGGGGGAGGAATGTAAAAAACCAGCCAGCCAGCAAATACCAGCGGTAAATCGCCTGATACACCATTAACGGGATGTTTCGGGCAGCGGTATAGCTCGGGCTCATGAATTTGTTTGCCGCGAGATTCATTCCGCGTGCCGGTTTGGTTTTATCATCCTCAGGCAAAAGAGTCTTATTCAGGTAAGCCGTAATGTTTAGTTCGACAAAAAGGTAATTAAACGTCTTTTCCGTATTACGCGTTACCTCCTGCCATCTCTCCACATCCATAAGCAACTTACTGGCGTTCACCTCAGCGGTGATATCCTTATAAAGTTTGTTAGTGTCTTCCAGGTAAACGTTAAACAGAAAATAAATCAGCAGACCCAACCCTAATCCAAACCGGATCATCGTCATTCTCTGCGCCGACATATCCTTTCCAGCCATTTTACACCTCTGTCAGTCAGTTTTATTAGTGAACAGCTCTGCCCAAAGGGCTGCCAGGCGAATGTTGCTTTCTCTGTTGAGGTAATGATTTTTCCAGCCGTGAAGAATTCCCGAACACGCCAGGTCATCCGACGCGATTAACCGGGAGATGAGAGAAAAAGTTACTTTTCTGCGAACATCTTCATTTTTCCAGCGCACCTGTCCCGGGGTTGGCGTGTATACCATATCTTCTTCAACCGGCCGCAAGCGCGAGAACTGACTAAAGGGTTCTGCCCATGGCGTCCAGAGTGCGATAAGGGTACCGTTGTTAAAGCGAACGGGAAGAGTGAGCACCGAGCCGGAAAATTCATCAAGGAACGACTGAATAATGCTGCTTTTACGGTACATCGCGGGCTGGTGGCGGTTACCCAGAATGGAAAGATCTATAACACGGTTGAAAAGAGACGTGTATTCATCCTGTGGATCGCTCAGGTTGCCACTCCAGAAAAGTAACTTTTCTTTCAAACCGGATATCAAAGCATCCTCTTCGAAAATCCCCAGATCGTGCTGGTGGATGTCTGGTACCTTACCGTGTCGCTTGCGCCGCATTACCTGGTATTCAACCTGTTCAGGCATCTCAAGGAAAACGGGGAGGAAGCCAGCAATATCAATAAACTCAGGCAGCAGATACCAGCCAAGCCGCTCGGCATTGAGCTGGATGAAAGCCATGCGTTCCTGATTTTTATCAATCTGCACTTCAACCGTGTGGCTCTTCGCCATGCAGTTACTTAGCTGCTCCTTGAGCCACTCGGTAAAAGGGCCCTGGGATACAGACCAGTTGCAGGTGACCTCTGTATCATCGTGCGTAACGATAGTCACCGCATAACGGATAATAAAAAACTCCGCCAGCGTGCGGGCCAGCACGTCGAGACTATCAACCGTGTATTGGGCGTAGACCTTACAAATGTCACCAGTAAGCTTCTTCGCATAACGTGACAGTAGTTCCGGCAGGCCTTCGTCATCAACATCTATGCCATACAGTTTCAGTGTCTTGGTTGCACGTGAAATGTATTTGGGCTGGGAGGAATTCATACCGAATAACGATTCCCTTGATACCTGTTTGCATTCCATAGTTAGCCCACCTTCTGTGATTTGCTAAGTATTTCTTCTACATTGAGATTACGTCTCATTTTTAGTTTGTAGGGCGAAGTCGTTACCATATCAAAGACGGTTGTTGACCTACGCATTGATTTGCCCGGCACGGTTATAGGCATCTGGCCCACAATTTTACGCCCGTCCTGTAAGCAGGCGATGAAGTGAAGGGTTGGGATCATCGAAAGTAATTCCTGTGGTATAGCATTTACCATCGTTGTCGACTTTCGCTCGGAAATGGAACCATTGAAATCTGTATGTGACTGTTTTGTACCAGCACTGGTGGTGTAAGTGACCTGGTTCATTGAGACATTAGTCTGGCCGACTTTGGTCAGAACAAGCTCCTGAGTCTTCGCGTCAGTAACACGTGTGGAAATGTAGTTGTTGCAAAGGCCCGTTAAACGGTCAGCAGTATCGGCGCTGGTGGCCGATACAAAATCAGAAATGGTCTGCGTAGAGATGAACAATGCGATCTTGGCCGCGCGTCCCTGGGCAAGAAGGTTAATCAGTTGCATATTAACTGCCTGATGAGCCTCATCAATGAATATGGAAACCCTGGGCACAGTGGACAAATCAGATGCTGTGTTATAGCGACTACCCGCCTCAGCGGCAATATCCGAAGTAATCAGCTGGGAGAGGTCCCGTGCTGTTGCCGGATCAGACAGGCCGTCCAGCGAAATGTAAAGCACGCCACCGCTGTTAAAGAGTCCATGGCTGTTAACGATGTTACGGTCAGGGTTCTCGACATCGTTCGCAGAAAGCAATATATCCATAGGGGTCTGGGACAATCGCTTGAGCATAGGCATCAGGCTGGCAGTGATTTTGTAATAGTGCGACTCATCGCCGGAGATGTATTTAAAACATTCCAGAACCGTATCCATGCCATGCATGTTTTTGGGAGAATTGTCTTCAAAGTAGTTGCAGTGGAAATATTCTTTCAGCTTTTCGATTTCGTCTGCAAGAGTAAGATTTGGAGATACCTGAACAGTTAAATGCCAGTCAGCCCCGAGATGGTAAGTATAAAAACCCCGGAGAGCGTTACGAGTGGTAACAATGAGATCCTGTTTAGAGCGTATGGCGTAGTAAATATTCTGGATAGTCGGTTTTGTACCACCCAGTTTCAGGGCACCTATCGCCGTTGTGACAAGCCCCTCTGCAATACGCACGAACGGATCTTCACCTCCTTCAGTACCTGAAATAATGCTCATAATACGGGCGGAAAGGTCTGTATCCTTAACATAGTTAGCGCTGACATCATAAGATACAGACGTTGAAGGATTGCCTGCGTGAAAATGCATAAAAGGCTTACCAAGACTTTCACATTCTTCCTTTAACCCTTCCTGCCACTGATAGTCGTTTTTAGGGTCAACAACGAGAACGATGTGTCCAAGGTGTAGCATTGAACTGGAAAGAAGGCGCTGGAGAACCGTTTTCCCGGTACCTACGTTTCCTGTAATAAGAGTATGGCCAAAGAAATTTTCTTCATTGACGAATATCGGGATTTTTTTATCAACGCCGAAAATCGCATAATTCCCGCCCAGGTCGAAGGCAAGTTTTCGATAGTGACGGGTAATGGGATTCAATATAAACGGTAACTGCACCTCATGCATATCACTGGAAAGGTTGTGCACCTGGTAGGTACGTTCAGAGTGCTCCGGTCCCCATTTGAAACCATTGCACAGAAACGTTGTACGCTGGGGGATCACAATCTTTTCTTTCTTACGAAGGAGCTTGTAAACATTTTTCTTCGATGGTGCTCCACCAGACTCCTGCAAACTGACCAGTTTCTGATATTTACGGTCATCAGCAAAAAAATGTGCATTATTAATCATTCGAAAATCTTCGAGTGATAAAAAATCCATCGTGCGATGAAATAATCGCCAGTGAGCTATGAAGACCGGTACCCCGTGCCATACCCTCCATCCTGCCATCGCTATTAACCCCAGAGAGCAATAGAAGGGTATTTCACTGATACCGTACTTACTGGTCCATGAGTCTATAAGCACGTAAGCAGAAAAAAGTATGAGTATTAGCGCTGAACGAAATTCAAGGGCAGGGCGGTAGAGCATTTCCTGCGTATGGAGATTGTTACGGCTTCTACGTTTCATGGCTTACTTCCTGATGGTTAAAAAACGAAATAAATTCTTCGTAGAAAATGTTATTGCGCAGAGCACCTTGTTGAAGGTCACTAAGGCGGATCATGTAGTGTCGAATTGGTTGGCCTATCGTGACCTTTAACGAGGCTACAGGGAAATGAGAAAGTGATAGTTTGAGTTGACGGATTTCTTCCTGATTAAAACCCCAGGAGCCGACATCATCTAAAATGCGAAGACGGATGCAAAGATTTATATCAGTTACCAAAACCACCCGTAGCAATACT
Proteins encoded:
- a CDS encoding S49 family peptidase, with protein sequence MFKKRPSQPETGSVQDVVSRESKKFYRLYKSHVLSKITLTIIGIGFAGFSGWSMYQDKQKNGKGADHIAVIRIHGEMGTGSPTGDGVIIARALREAWDNPHAKAILIEAESGGGGPSDAINIYREINELRDSLHGVPGLTIENSDPTTSPNKKDMPPAPSEAVKQALLKAVGTGHGKLPAAARDVRPIIVSIKNMCASACYYAASPADAIYADPNAIIGSIGVRMDHWDVSRIMDRLGVANEPLTAGAWKASLDPWRPIDDETKAFLHSELLNKMHDQFINDVEAGRKGKLLSREQADKEQLYTGRFWLGDRAKQFGLIDDTATSTEVRERLSIVYGTTRFRDYNAPKASLSSMLGLSLDVNLKEALSSALHTTSTVR
- a CDS encoding DUF4400 domain-containing protein; the encoded protein is MAGKDMSAQRMTMIRFGLGLGLLIYFLFNVYLEDTNKLYKDITAEVNASKLLMDVERWQEVTRNTEKTFNYLFVELNITAYLNKTLLPEDDKTKPARGMNLAANKFMSPSYTAARNIPLMVYQAIYRWYLLAGWFFTFLPLMIALALDGYYQWKMKRFVFGDVTIQLYRLWFRSLSIIGVLIIAYLVIPNLNLFYGLTQYFPPLALALLAIAINRLLAHYQKLM
- a CDS encoding nuclease-related domain-containing protein, translating into MDLTMLSTIFLVFVMLILSCIILCIWPLISNMFSEQRTRNALKGVLADLEGTLISDITLPLNSSQTTQIDHIFISTKGIFIIEEKNYTGDIYGALDDKTWTVVYGFGKAKHKMLNPFVQNKTHISGVCRAIKRGDEGIVNVVLLTGSSKFMADPAPEWLCRNCDDLGNKFTAYDAEPVFSVEETGWIENDLRKAMLPQTLLTDLGHVYSLKLKHRQPISVPHRVTYFTLLTTTLFFRALKKLFSRKRSEVIHKQYRE
- the traD gene encoding conjugative transfer system coupling protein TraD (Members of this protein family are the putative conjugative coupling factor, TraD, as the term is used for the SXT and TOL plasmid systems.) translates to MKRRSRNNLHTQEMLYRPALEFRSALILILFSAYVLIDSWTSKYGISEIPFYCSLGLIAMAGWRVWHGVPVFIAHWRLFHRTMDFLSLEDFRMINNAHFFADDRKYQKLVSLQESGGAPSKKNVYKLLRKKEKIVIPQRTTFLCNGFKWGPEHSERTYQVHNLSSDMHEVQLPFILNPITRHYRKLAFDLGGNYAIFGVDKKIPIFVNEENFFGHTLITGNVGTGKTVLQRLLSSSMLHLGHIVLVVDPKNDYQWQEGLKEECESLGKPFMHFHAGNPSTSVSYDVSANYVKDTDLSARIMSIISGTEGGEDPFVRIAEGLVTTAIGALKLGGTKPTIQNIYYAIRSKQDLIVTTRNALRGFYTYHLGADWHLTVQVSPNLTLADEIEKLKEYFHCNYFEDNSPKNMHGMDTVLECFKYISGDESHYYKITASLMPMLKRLSQTPMDILLSANDVENPDRNIVNSHGLFNSGGVLYISLDGLSDPATARDLSQLITSDIAAEAGSRYNTASDLSTVPRVSIFIDEAHQAVNMQLINLLAQGRAAKIALFISTQTISDFVSATSADTADRLTGLCNNYISTRVTDAKTQELVLTKVGQTNVSMNQVTYTTSAGTKQSHTDFNGSISERKSTTMVNAIPQELLSMIPTLHFIACLQDGRKIVGQMPITVPGKSMRRSTTVFDMVTTSPYKLKMRRNLNVEEILSKSQKVG